The Eublepharis macularius isolate TG4126 chromosome 12, MPM_Emac_v1.0, whole genome shotgun sequence genomic sequence TACTCTTTGCATTTACACCCCTGGAACTTCAAGTGTGGGACTCTTGCTTGTTGATTATACTTATGAATTGATAGACAGTCAGTTGTAAATacatttattaatgttgttataaTCATACACTGTTAAAGGAAATAAGCTTGTTGCTTACACATTGAACATTGTATTGTTAGTGTATGATTTATTTCAATATATGATTCTTTGGTCTTTCTGATTATCAACTATTATTACTCTCCCCTCGGTGGGACTTCTTCCCTTGCTCCTCTTCTGCTGTGCCTGATgttggctgagtgaaggggggtgggcattgccacctgggccatttccagacggcttacctgcacccgggacgtcgcgccatgtttcggatcgtgccggggaaaacgaaatattgcattttctcgtgcaagttttgcatgacgtcgcgcaaaactcgcgcgagaaaacgcgatccgAAACATGGTGCGacatcccgggtgcaggtaagccgtctggaaacagccctgctccactcctgatcctggccaggtgaagggacaggcattgctgcttgttccttgcctgatcctggcctggtgaaTTGGGGGCAggtattgtctcctgctctgtgacTGACTCCTTCCGGGTGAagcgggggagggcattgctgcctcctccatGCTTGATTCTGGCACGTTGAACAAGgtagacattgcctcctgctctgctcctgatcccagctgggtgaaggcagggaatgggcattgtcacctgctttactcctgatcccagctgggtgaaggtggggggataggcattgccatctgctctgctcctaatcccagcagggtaaaggcaggggatatgcattgccacctgctccactcctgatccgagctgggtgaagacaggggggcaggcattactgcctgctccacacctgatcctggcctgagcATCCTGCCATggtggtctggctgcctcatctggggtTCCCTCTACAGCAATAccttctggaggtgcaccagggtaagaagtgagttgtcttgaataagcttagctttttatatagtaggatttattCTGTTGATCTGGATCGCTTGAGTTATATATTTATTGGTATGAGCTGTTTTTATTGATGTCGATGCTGTTTGCTGGGTGATGTACTATGTTAGTAATGAGTTGTGTTGGTCTGGACAGGCaacatacacatttttaaaataaatattgttgTATGAGGGGATGAGCTGGAGAGTGCCTTTCCTAATGCTACCCACTGAGGCCATGGCTGAGATTTGCATTCTGCCAGAGACTTCTTGCACTCTTCATGCCTTACATGCTAGAAGACCAGTTTCGTGTAGtgatcagagtgttggactatatttttatttattttaatttttattctatttatttataattttcttttttcactgaaaccaaaggtggattacacagtacaagttaACAAGAACAATCACagggcattcaatgaacaaatatagTAGAATATGGgtttcagaaatttgaaacagCCATAAATCAAACAGAGTTGAAACACCGCTGAAACAAAGTttaagtattaaacatgacaaTTTCAACAAAGTGGGAACTACCCAGTTGGTTAAGAGCTGTGgcggcagctccacaggtgcagctcgcAACCACATGATGCATGACTCTCTAGTGAGACAGCGCTTTGCCTTGggatgagggagaaagtcaagtctCTGGCCTCCTGCCACTTACCTGAATTTGTGAGTGGCTCAGCCGGAGGTTTGGTAGGGTGTGTGGGTAGGTGAttaggcatggggagggggactcACTTACCCTGGAAGTGCACATGGATTGGTCCACCCAGTACTTGCCATCCTATGCCCCATTCGagccatgggggtggggctgggcacagggagaggggcctgagttttcctgttcaatggatGCCTATAAGCTACACTTCCTTTTTTATCATGTACATTTCTGCGGCTGAAGGGAGCACTTCTGGGCTGGGGAAGCTTAGGAAGCCAACAACCTTGCGGCCTATCCCCTACCCCAACCACTCCAGTACCAGCAGAGGGACTTGCTACTCACGTATGTGTTCATACAACCACCCGGTGTGGCCACGTGCAGCAGCCTTCCCGTGGTAGCATGCCTCCTCACCTGCCAGTGGAAGGGAGGGTTATGCCGTGTAAGTGCAAGTTGCACTCACGTAAGCCTTAGtcctctttcaatgcactttccaCCCTCCACTTAGCATTGGACTGTCAAAGGTTGtgataatcagttatattaagtaataagcagtgCTAGTGTTAacaattttttctctctttattattactagaataatgagtagaaataggtttgaattttgaataatgagtagaaataggtttgaatagCTATTTTAATATCCATAAATGTTACAATGCCGGTATTtggtattttaataatccttgtagctcAGTTTCACATCTGCTTGCTTGTCATCCTTTTCGccccttcttttctgtaccctttttttgcagcagcaacaaccaaaacaacaacaacaataataatagaaaTCAGGATATTATTTTGAGCCAACTCTACAGGCTCCAGTCTGCTGATAGTGGGACATACCTTTGGTGTAAGGAGCCTTGCTGTGGTGTTACATTTATCAAAGGGTCCTTGCACTAATGGAAAGATCCTAGTGAAAGAAAATTCCATTGTTTGTGCCATTAAACCTTTGGATTTGACcctatatttaaaaaatactgtcTGAAATGCATATAAAATAGTTCAATAGATATGCACAATACAAACAAATCTAGAAATCTAAGAGCATAAAGCAGAGAACCAAAAAATGTGAACAAAgtttaaaggaataaaaataaatgaaaaagagaTATTAATCACCTCTTCTGCTCACTATGACTGAAAACAACTTTCCTTTCAACATAACGTCTAAAAATTGTCTTCCAATACTTAAtcccaggagtgtgtgtgtgtgtgtgtgtgtgtgtgtgtgtgtgtgtgtgtgtgtgtgtgtagagagagagagagagagagagagagagagagagattctctctcatTTAACAATTTTTACTTTGGGGATAAAGAGAGAACTCATTACAAAAACTTCAATCTATAATGAGCTCATCATCACCATTTAAGACAGGAGGCCTTTATGAAATAACACATCACAAGGGAAAGCCAAATATCTTATAAAAATAGAGACTTGTTCATTTGAAATGTTCGGCTCATGTTTTAGCTGTTTTCGCTTCTAACATGTCTCTAACAACTATAGGCAGATTTCACCGTACTGAAAATCCTGAGACTAGGTTCAGAGCTTCCAAAACAGAAAGGCTGACCAAAACCCAAAGCATATTGACATCTTTATCAAAAAAGCTCTGATATAAATGAAAACTCTATTATCTGCTAAAGGTAAGCCTTTCTTTGTTATGGTCAGATCTTCTGCTTTTGTTCCCACACGGTTTGTGGCAGAATGGCTCCCTTTGGTCACAGCATTTTTTCAGATTTGTCACATCTGTATACTCTCCCTTTGTTGTTTCTGCATTATTATCCAATGAACAGAAGTATGAGCCTTTGTTTACCGAGTGAAGGGAATTAACATTTATGGAGAGAGTGGCAAAGGGTAATATTTCTCTGGAAGCAATAATCAAATAACAAGTGGTAGCTTTGTTTTGATAATTTCAAGACACCATTGTTTTCATCTACACAGCATTTTTTCAGATTTGTCACATCTGTATACTCTCCCTTTGTTGTTTCTGCATTATTATCCAATGAACAGAAGTATGAGCCTTTGTGATGGACTTTTTCATTTGAAATTAATTTGGttactctttctttttttcaaatacaAAGACACATGCACAACATTTCTGGGCTGCTACTCATTTCAGGCTGAGAGATTTCTGCTACATAGGTTGTTGACCttgctcccccccaccaccatgccAATATTACTATGCTCTAGCAAATTCACACTACCTTTTCATCATTGTATgtcagcaacacacacacacagttcttgGCTGGGTTAGTTTTCAGATCAAGCATGCCAAATTGCATTCTGTACTGCATCCCCATGTGCTCATGGTTCTCCTACCTTTCTCACCAGTGAAAAAGCTATTTGGAATTGACCCAGTATGTTTCAAGCCTAGCagagtctatgggccaagctacaagtgacgaatgacacttgaacagcaagtgtatttctccctgttcacttgccctccactcaatccacttgctgttcaagtgtcattcgttatgtgtagcttggccctataagaAATATATGGAATGTCTGGACAATTTATATACACGTGCACACAGAATACATGGTTATGATGGCTACAACTACAACTATAATTATTAGCCATTGAGAAAAACTAAGAGTACTGACAAATTTAAAAATTAGTCCAACAGGCCAAAACCCCGTAAGGCAAAGGAAAAcggagaagggaaagaaagaagaaattttTTGAAACAGTCCATTTTAAAAATCTACTAAACAGGATACTTTGGATGAATACGAACTTAAGGGACATTTCAAACAAAAAGTGACCTCTATTTGAACTTCCATTAAACTAGAAAAGATTTACTGATATTTATTAGCAAAAAAAAGAGGCTGCATTCCCATAAAAATGTAAATGGCTATTATTCCGGTGATCAGTGTATGAGATTAATAAAATATCTGTGCTGTATTTCACCCCAGATGCAAGTCACCACTTCTGAAAAATGGAATAACCACACTGCCATCACAGAATTCATCCTGTTGGGATTTGGAGCAGCTAATGAGTTGCAGATTCTTCTTTTTCTGGTTTTTGCAGTGATCTACATTTTTACTATGACAGGAAACATCCTCATTGTTATCTTGGTGGTGTCCGATCAGCACCTTCACACACCCATGTACTACTTCCTAGGGAATTTGTCCTTCTTGGAGGTCTGCTATAGCTCAAACATTCTGCCTAAGATGCTGGGAAGATTCTTAACAGGGGACAAAACGATTTCTGTTTCAGGCTGTTTCACACAATTGTTTTGCTTTGGTTGTCTTATTTGTGTTGAATGTTACCTTCTGTCACTGATGTCTTTTGACAGGTATGTAGCCATATGCAAACCACTTCATTATGCAACAATTATGAATGGCAGGATCATTCTGTACCTTCTAGTAGGTTCTTGGATATGTGCAGTATCTATTTCATTTCTCATTGTATATAGGGTTTCACAATTATCATTTTGTGGCCCGGACGAAATTGACCACTTCTTCTGTGATTTCAGCCCATTGCTCCAACTCTCCTGCAGTGACATAAGCCATGTCAAATTATTGGCTTTGATATTTGGATCAATTAATATCCTACCTCCATTCATATTGACCATCACTTCTTATGTGTGCATAATTACTGCCATCTTGAGAATTTCATCCACAACTGGCAGACAAAAAGCTTTTGCCACTTGTTCCTCTCACCTCATTGTGGTCACCCTTTTCTATGGAACACTAACAATTGTCTATATCTTGCCAAACACCAGCACACTCGGAGAACTTAAAAAGGTGTTTTCTGTCCCATATGCAGTCCTGACCCCCATGGTGAATCCCCTCATATACAGTCTgagaaacaaagaagtaaaggaaTCCTTGAAAAGGCTTTGGATAGATTCTTCTTTTAGAGGTGACATTAAGAGATCGAACCCTTTGTTATTAAGAAGAGGATGAGAATGTGGTATAAAATTAATAACAGCCATAACTAAGTGCTGCTCTTGAGTCTTATCCAAGGGTTAGCTTTTATTGATAAATCCATTCATTTTTGCTCTGCTATatcttttcttttccccttcttgaatgCCCACTGAGATAATTAGATGTCAAGATCCTTTCTTTTGAACAGGTGATTCCAATTGTCCAAATGCTTATCACATTCTACTCTTACTCTTCTGCTACTGAAGTATTTTCCAGTACTCATGTTttattaaaaaacatttcagggTATATGCTGTGCTTTTTTCCCACACTGTGGGTCCAccttctgttttcctttttaacaatATGCTGACATAAATGAACACAATGCTGTAAAAAGATGCCTACTGAAAACAGTTCAGTCTTCAGTAATAATACAAGGATCCACCTGCCCATCCCTCCATCAGTTTGCCTATTTGTGGCAGGcataaaggtaggtaaaggtagtcccctgtgcaagcactgagtcattactgacccatggggaggatgtcgcatcatgacactTCCTTGccagacttttttacggggtggtttgccattgctttccccagtcatctacactttacctccaggaaactaggtactcattttaccaaccttggaagaatggaa encodes the following:
- the LOC129339255 gene encoding olfactory receptor 10A7-like, producing the protein MQVTTSEKWNNHTAITEFILLGFGAANELQILLFLVFAVIYIFTMTGNILIVILVVSDQHLHTPMYYFLGNLSFLEVCYSSNILPKMLGRFLTGDKTISVSGCFTQLFCFGCLICVECYLLSLMSFDRYVAICKPLHYATIMNGRIILYLLVGSWICAVSISFLIVYRVSQLSFCGPDEIDHFFCDFSPLLQLSCSDISHVKLLALIFGSINILPPFILTITSYVCIITAILRISSTTGRQKAFATCSSHLIVVTLFYGTLTIVYILPNTSTLGELKKVFSVPYAVLTPMVNPLIYSLRNKEVKESLKRLWIDSSFRGDIKRSNPLLLRRG